The Impatiens glandulifera chromosome 3, dImpGla2.1, whole genome shotgun sequence genome contains a region encoding:
- the LOC124930044 gene encoding probable CCR4-associated factor 1 homolog 10: MSTSSSNESIEIREVWSYNLQQEFKTIADCVSSYPYVSIDTEFPGNVIPEQSKRINKTKVSYSCLRNNINATKLIQLGLTLGDEKGNLPKCGSNRSSCVWQFNFCDFNVKKDNYVKESIELLTRNGIDFKKNQANGILLVDFAELAMSSGIFMNNDVRLIYFHGSSDFGYLLKMLTGRKELPNTPQEFLKLMNVFTPNFYDVKHLAMFCQIFGGLDSMATQMNLTRVGIAHQAGSDSLLTYRLFMKFIEIFFGGNLPQVGSNVIYGVDIYY, encoded by the coding sequence ATGTCGACTTCTTCATCGAATGAATCGATTGAGATTAGAGAAGTTTGGTCATATAATCTTCAACAAGAATTTAAAACGATTGCAGATTGCGTGTCATCATATCCTTACGTCTCTATAGACACAGAATTTCCTGGAAATGTGATCCCCGAACAATCCAAACGCATCAACAAAACCAAAGTCTCGTATTCTTGCTTAAGGAACAATATAAACGCGACAAAGTTGATTCAACTTGGTTTAACTTTGGGTGACGAAAAAGGAAACCTTCCTAAATGCGGGTCTAATAGGTCTTCATGTGTTTGGCAGTTTAATTTTTGCGATTTCAATGTTAAGAAGGATAATTATGTCAAAGAATCCATTGAACTTCTAACAAGAAATGGCATAGACTTCAAGAAGAATCAAGCTAATGGCATTCTCCTAGTTGATTTCGCGGAGTTGGCCATGTCTTCGGGCATCTTCATGAACAATGATGTTCGGTTGATTTACTTTCACGGATCTAGTGATTTCGGGTACTTGCTGAAAATGTTAACGGGGCGAAAAGAACTTCCGAACACGCCACAAGAATTTCTTAAATTGATGAATGTGTTTACCCCAAATTTTTATGATGTGAAACACCTAGCTATGTTTTGTCAAATTTTTGGAGGGTTGGATAGTATGGCAACTCAAATGAATCTTACGAGAGTCGGTATTGCCCATCAGGCGGGATCCGATAGTCTACTCACTTATCGTCTTTTCATGAAATTTATTGAGATATTCTTTGGCGGAAATTTGCCCCAAGTTGGATCAAATGTTATCTATGGtgttgatatatattattaa